The Teredinibacter sp. KSP-S5-2 genome includes a window with the following:
- the ubiE gene encoding bifunctional demethylmenaquinone methyltransferase/2-methoxy-6-polyprenyl-1,4-benzoquinol methylase UbiE, with translation MTDDKTTHFGYEQVRVEDKADKVAGVFHSVAAKYDLMNDLMSAGIHRIWKKFTIELSGVRKGNAVLDIAGGTGDLTAKFAQLVGPEGKVVLADINDSMLKVGRDKLIDKGISGNVEYLQTDAQYLPFPDNTFDCITIAFGLRNVTDKDTALQSMHRVLKPGGRLLVLEFSKPQNTLLEKAYDIYSFSVLPMMGKLVTNDSDSYRYLAESIRMHPDQETLKSMMETVGFSQTKYYNLTGGIVALHKGIKS, from the coding sequence ATGACAGACGATAAAACCACCCATTTCGGGTATGAACAGGTTCGTGTAGAAGACAAAGCCGACAAAGTTGCGGGAGTATTCCATTCTGTCGCGGCGAAATACGACCTGATGAATGACTTGATGTCTGCTGGGATTCACAGAATCTGGAAAAAATTCACAATCGAGTTATCCGGTGTTCGCAAAGGCAACGCGGTGTTGGATATTGCAGGAGGAACCGGTGACCTTACCGCCAAGTTCGCCCAATTGGTTGGTCCTGAAGGCAAGGTTGTCTTAGCAGATATTAATGACTCCATGCTGAAGGTTGGTCGAGATAAACTCATTGATAAAGGCATTTCGGGTAATGTTGAGTATCTTCAAACTGACGCCCAATACCTGCCTTTCCCAGACAATACCTTCGACTGCATCACCATAGCCTTCGGACTGCGCAATGTCACAGATAAAGACACCGCACTGCAATCAATGCACAGGGTCTTAAAACCCGGCGGACGTCTGCTTGTACTTGAATTTTCTAAACCACAAAACACACTGCTCGAAAAAGCCTACGACATATACTCGTTTTCTGTCCTGCCTATGATGGGCAAACTGGTCACCAATGATTCTGACAGTTACCGCTACCTCGCTGAAAGCATACGTATGCACCCAGATCAGGAAACATTAAAATCCATGATGGAAACCGTCGGTTTTAGTCAAACCAAATATTACAATTTAACCGGTGGAATCGTCGCATTGCACAAAGGTATAAAAAGCTAA
- the ubiB gene encoding ubiquinone biosynthesis regulatory protein kinase UbiB, with protein sequence MTRLLRLLNLIHTFGKYRLDILFGEEIPTRIKLLTLPLKIYPQPKLTRGQRIRYALEELGPVFIKFGQLLSTRPDLIPDDIAQELNNLQDNVTPFCTAEFKKIVERSLGGTVEEIFDHFSDEVLGSASVAQVQTARLKTGEDVVVKVIRPGIEKIIDKDVRLLAFFAGLIEKFSVDGKRLRPVEVVEDYRTTIFDELDLQREAANASQIRRNFENSKLLYVPHVFWDYTTKNVMVMERIYGLPVTDAEALRKQNTNLKVLAERGVEVFFTQVFEHNFFHADMHPGNVFVSKVTPEDPGYMAVDMAIVGSLSREDQYYLARNLIAMFRRDYRQVAELHVLSGWVPPETSISGFESAIRSVCEPIFEKPISEISFGESLISLFQTARRFNMPVQPQLVLLQKTLVNIEGLGRQLYPDLNLWDTAHPYLENWIKKRYHPKTLWKEFKYHSPDWMEKFPKLPELFFSSLEGIQTFAKAIPHIEEASIALAKQKQAKKKSAIRKIAGITMLAGSSALIIPQLTGLSIPAIVLFVTSIALLSF encoded by the coding sequence GTGACTAGATTATTGCGCTTGCTAAATCTCATTCATACATTTGGCAAATATCGGCTTGATATTCTTTTTGGCGAAGAGATACCAACACGGATAAAACTACTGACACTACCACTAAAAATATATCCTCAACCTAAACTGACACGCGGTCAGCGTATTCGTTACGCACTGGAAGAACTTGGTCCAGTGTTTATTAAGTTTGGCCAGCTGCTATCAACACGCCCGGACCTAATTCCTGATGATATTGCCCAGGAACTCAATAACCTACAAGACAACGTTACGCCTTTTTGTACTGCTGAATTCAAAAAAATAGTAGAGCGCTCTCTCGGCGGTACAGTAGAAGAAATCTTTGACCATTTTTCAGATGAAGTACTTGGCTCCGCATCCGTCGCACAAGTACAAACCGCTCGATTAAAAACCGGTGAAGACGTTGTTGTTAAGGTGATTCGTCCCGGTATTGAAAAGATAATTGATAAGGACGTAAGACTTCTGGCATTTTTTGCCGGACTGATTGAAAAATTCAGTGTTGATGGCAAACGTTTACGACCTGTAGAAGTGGTAGAAGATTACCGAACCACAATTTTCGATGAGCTGGATTTACAACGGGAAGCGGCTAACGCGTCGCAAATACGCAGAAACTTCGAAAATTCCAAGCTACTCTATGTTCCTCATGTATTTTGGGACTACACCACCAAGAATGTTATGGTGATGGAACGTATTTATGGTTTACCCGTCACCGATGCTGAAGCATTACGAAAACAAAACACGAATTTAAAGGTGCTTGCAGAAAGAGGCGTGGAAGTCTTTTTCACCCAAGTATTCGAGCACAATTTTTTCCATGCAGATATGCATCCGGGTAACGTGTTCGTGTCCAAAGTCACACCGGAAGACCCCGGTTATATGGCTGTGGACATGGCTATTGTCGGCTCCCTCAGTCGAGAAGATCAGTACTATCTTGCCCGTAATCTTATCGCCATGTTTCGCCGAGACTATCGCCAAGTTGCCGAATTGCACGTACTTAGCGGCTGGGTACCCCCAGAGACATCTATCAGCGGTTTTGAGTCTGCGATAAGAAGCGTCTGCGAACCTATTTTTGAAAAACCCATTTCAGAAATATCGTTTGGGGAGTCGTTAATAAGCCTTTTTCAAACTGCTCGCAGATTTAATATGCCCGTCCAACCCCAGTTAGTGTTACTGCAAAAAACGCTGGTAAATATAGAAGGCTTAGGTCGACAACTCTATCCAGACCTCAATTTATGGGATACTGCACACCCCTATTTGGAAAACTGGATAAAAAAACGTTATCACCCTAAGACCTTGTGGAAAGAGTTTAAATATCACTCTCCCGACTGGATGGAAAAATTTCCAAAACTGCCCGAACTGTTTTTTTCCTCACTCGAAGGGATTCAAACTTTTGCCAAAGCAATTCCACACATTGAAGAAGCCAGTATTGCCCTAGCTAAACAAAAGCAGGCAAAGAAAAAATCAGCAATAAGAAAAATAGCAGGCATCACCATGCTTGCTGGCAGCTCTGCATTAATCATTCCTCAGCTTACGGGCCTATCAATACCCGCTATTGTCCTGTTTGTTACTTCCATTGCGTTACTTAGCTTTTAA
- a CDS encoding MipA/OmpV family protein, which yields MRKVIFTVVMCFICGVAVADGEADRNGGLPTMELGVGIGGQHLNDYRGSKEAQTTVLPLPFGVYRGNLLKADRGGVRTDLFATQRFELNLSAAVALSSGDDDNSLRRDMPELGSMFEFGPSFNINLTGEDFRQGWMFRIPLRAAFSLGGDGDGYEGYIFNPKLTYRHPDFYKGWSTRVNIAGLYGSESFHDYYYTVDTPFVTVDRPYYKAKAGYSGAYGKVSFTRYRDKWYYGISFRYDYLNGAVFEDSPLVETTGYYAVSFGISRVLWQSKD from the coding sequence GTGAGAAAAGTAATTTTCACTGTTGTGATGTGTTTTATTTGCGGTGTGGCTGTTGCCGATGGTGAAGCAGATAGGAATGGCGGTTTGCCAACAATGGAACTGGGTGTTGGCATAGGTGGTCAGCATTTGAATGATTACCGTGGCTCAAAGGAGGCACAAACCACCGTCCTGCCTTTACCGTTTGGTGTTTACCGCGGAAATTTACTAAAGGCTGACCGGGGAGGGGTTCGAACGGATTTATTTGCAACCCAGCGGTTTGAATTAAATCTGAGTGCCGCGGTCGCTCTGAGCAGCGGTGACGATGATAATTCGCTCAGACGTGATATGCCTGAATTGGGGTCTATGTTTGAATTTGGTCCGTCATTTAATATTAATTTAACCGGTGAAGATTTTCGTCAAGGGTGGATGTTCCGAATTCCGCTAAGAGCAGCATTTTCTCTTGGTGGCGATGGTGACGGTTACGAGGGGTATATTTTTAATCCTAAGCTGACGTATCGCCATCCGGATTTTTATAAAGGTTGGTCTACTCGAGTTAATATTGCTGGATTGTATGGTTCGGAAAGCTTTCACGATTATTACTATACCGTTGATACGCCTTTTGTTACCGTAGACAGACCTTATTATAAAGCTAAAGCTGGCTATAGTGGTGCCTATGGCAAGGTGTCATTTACCCGTTACAGAGACAAGTGGTATTACGGTATAAGCTTTCGTTACGATTATTTAAACGGTGCTGTTTTTGAAGATAGTCCGCTAGTTGAGACTACCGGTTACTATGCTGTTAGCTTTGGTATCTCTCGCGTACTCTGGCAGTCAAAAGATTAA
- a CDS encoding glutaredoxin family protein, protein MSNQFSLYYRPTCFFCVRVLQQLPNIAIGIKTLNISEDREALLELREKGGKQQVPALKYFNERGEETWMYESLDILNFLNTQSKD, encoded by the coding sequence ATGTCTAATCAGTTTTCTCTCTATTACCGTCCAACCTGCTTTTTTTGTGTCAGGGTGTTACAGCAACTTCCCAATATAGCAATAGGAATTAAAACTCTTAATATTAGTGAAGACAGAGAAGCACTTTTAGAACTAAGGGAAAAGGGAGGGAAACAGCAGGTCCCCGCTCTCAAATATTTTAATGAGCGGGGAGAAGAGACCTGGATGTATGAGTCTCTGGATATATTGAATTTTTTAAACACACAGTCAAAAGATTAA
- a CDS encoding DUF971 domain-containing protein, with the protein MTTLPPQKIKVHKGSKTLELVFEPESYQLPFELLRVLSPSAEVRGHGANDGELPLNKQNVLITKIEPQGNYAIRLTFDDGHDSGIYTWSYLKDLGENHEHYWQEYLVQAEKKKEEMETSVVRWVSPPPAE; encoded by the coding sequence ATGACCACACTTCCCCCACAAAAAATTAAGGTACACAAAGGTTCAAAGACCCTGGAACTGGTTTTTGAACCTGAGAGTTACCAACTCCCCTTTGAACTGCTTCGTGTTCTATCACCTTCCGCAGAAGTTCGTGGCCACGGGGCAAACGACGGCGAACTTCCACTAAACAAACAAAACGTCTTGATTACCAAAATTGAACCTCAAGGCAACTACGCTATTCGCCTTACCTTTGACGATGGCCATGACTCTGGTATCTACACATGGTCCTATTTGAAGGATCTGGGGGAAAACCACGAACACTATTGGCAGGAATACCTAGTTCAAGCCGAGAAAAAGAAAGAAGAAATGGAAACATCAGTGGTTCGTTGGGTATCTCCTCCCCCCGCTGAGTGA
- a CDS encoding SCP2 domain-containing protein, with protein sequence MIDYSLATALTAVLENALNRALQYDPGTQHKFQSLAGQKLGIVISDFNCALFLTTNEQLVSITIVPDTELDGIHHDARVEGTLSDLATLLLTDQYSHSLSKATVTISGNTRLISEYQDVFSDIEIDWEEALIEKFGTVIGHQLAEQIRLFVGWGTAQSKTLSKKLPEYITEELQLLPTKIEFEILAQEIDILRSGSERLEARLNKILKIREKSD encoded by the coding sequence GTGATTGATTACAGCTTAGCCACTGCGCTCACCGCGGTATTGGAAAACGCACTTAACCGTGCGCTGCAGTACGACCCGGGAACTCAGCACAAATTCCAATCTCTGGCAGGTCAAAAGCTGGGCATTGTAATTTCTGACTTTAACTGCGCACTGTTTCTGACGACAAATGAACAGTTGGTATCAATTACCATAGTCCCGGATACAGAGTTGGACGGTATTCATCATGACGCGCGCGTTGAAGGAACCCTCAGCGACCTGGCAACACTTTTGTTAACAGATCAGTACTCCCACTCTTTATCCAAAGCCACAGTAACCATAAGCGGCAACACCCGATTAATATCTGAATACCAGGACGTATTTTCAGATATAGAGATTGACTGGGAGGAAGCCCTGATAGAGAAATTCGGCACAGTTATAGGCCATCAGCTTGCAGAACAGATTCGACTTTTCGTCGGCTGGGGTACAGCACAAAGTAAAACACTATCGAAAAAGTTACCGGAATATATAACCGAGGAACTACAGCTACTTCCCACTAAAATCGAATTTGAAATTTTGGCACAGGAAATTGATATCCTTCGCTCAGGCAGTGAACGTTTGGAAGCTCGGCTAAACAAGATACTAAAAATAAGAGAGAAAAGTGACTAG